Proteins encoded by one window of Lathyrus oleraceus cultivar Zhongwan6 chromosome 1, CAAS_Psat_ZW6_1.0, whole genome shotgun sequence:
- the LOC127099007 gene encoding uncharacterized protein LOC127099007 codes for MHDGDEKINRIKLQTLRKQFEMTNMKEDESVSEFFLYVVLLTNQMKAYGESISDLQKIEKVLRSLTANFNYIVVSIEESKNLAEMKVEELQASLEAHEMRLKYRNSKREKVVEWDMQARFTKKYGK; via the coding sequence ATGCACGACGGAGATGAAAAAATTAATAGGATAAAGTTGCAGACGTTGAGAAAGCAATTCGAGATGACTAATATGAAGGAAGACGAATCAGTCTCAGAATTCTTCTTGTATGTGGTGTTGCTGACGAACCAGATGAAGGCGTATGGTGAATCGATCAGTGATTTGCAGAAGATTGAGAAAGTGCTGAGATCTTTGACTGCAAATTTTAATTACATTGTCGTGTCCATTGAAGAGTCCAAGAACCTAGCTGAGATGAAGGTAGAAGAACTTCAAGCTTCATTGGAGGCTCATGAGATGAGACTGAAGTATAGGAACTCAAAGAGGGAGAAAGTGGTTGAATGGGACATGCAAGCAAGATTCACAAAGAAATATGGGAAATAA